The following are from one region of the Corynebacterium hindlerae genome:
- a CDS encoding glutamine synthetase family protein, whose translation MNSQQEFVLRALEERDIRYIRLWFTDILGYLKSVAVVPAEIEAAFEEGIGFDGSAIEGFSRVSESDTVARPDPSTFQVLPFEHDDPQPHSARMFCDITMPDGEPSWADPRQVLRRNVDAAAKEGFTCYIHPEIEFYLTKNLPTDGTPPEPTDSGSYFDQAMHEEAPHFRRDAIAALESMGISVEFSHHEIGPGQQEIDLRYADALTMADNIMTFRYLVKEVARRNNVYATFMPKPYQEHAGSAMHSHMSLFEGDTNAFHDPDDEYLLSRTAKQFIAGILTHAPEISAVTNQFVNSYKRIMFGNEAPTAATWGISNRSAMVRVPSYSPGKANSRRIEIRSLDSSANPYLAYSVLLAAGLKGIKEGYELSDPAEDDISLLTRRERLAMGYEDLPQSLDDALHLMEKSELVADALGEHVFEVFLRNKWREWKDYQAQVTPWELRTDLGY comes from the coding sequence ATGAACAGCCAACAGGAATTTGTGCTCCGGGCATTGGAAGAGCGCGACATTCGCTACATTCGACTCTGGTTTACCGACATTCTCGGCTACCTCAAGTCCGTGGCCGTGGTTCCCGCGGAAATCGAAGCAGCCTTCGAAGAAGGAATCGGGTTCGATGGCTCCGCCATCGAAGGATTCTCCCGAGTTTCCGAATCGGACACTGTGGCACGCCCCGACCCATCCACCTTCCAAGTGCTCCCGTTCGAGCATGATGATCCCCAACCGCATTCAGCTCGCATGTTTTGCGACATCACCATGCCCGATGGGGAACCATCCTGGGCGGACCCGCGGCAGGTGCTGCGGCGCAATGTCGATGCGGCCGCCAAAGAGGGATTTACCTGCTACATTCACCCCGAGATTGAGTTCTACCTGACCAAGAACCTGCCCACCGATGGCACTCCACCGGAGCCGACGGACTCCGGTAGCTACTTCGACCAGGCGATGCACGAAGAAGCACCGCACTTTAGGCGTGACGCGATCGCAGCGCTGGAATCGATGGGGATCTCTGTGGAGTTCTCCCACCACGAGATTGGTCCTGGCCAGCAGGAAATCGACCTGCGGTACGCCGACGCTCTGACCATGGCGGACAACATCATGACGTTCCGCTACCTGGTGAAAGAGGTCGCGCGCCGCAACAACGTCTACGCCACTTTCATGCCGAAGCCCTACCAGGAGCATGCTGGCTCTGCGATGCACTCGCATATGTCCCTGTTCGAGGGGGATACCAACGCGTTTCATGATCCGGACGACGAATACTTGCTCTCGCGAACGGCGAAGCAGTTCATCGCAGGTATTTTGACGCACGCACCGGAGATTTCCGCTGTCACCAACCAGTTTGTGAATTCCTACAAGCGGATCATGTTCGGTAATGAGGCCCCGACCGCGGCCACCTGGGGCATTTCGAACCGTTCCGCGATGGTGCGGGTGCCGTCGTATAGCCCAGGCAAGGCGAACTCGCGGCGCATCGAGATCCGCAGCTTGGATTCCTCCGCGAATCCCTACCTGGCCTACTCGGTGCTGCTGGCGGCAGGACTCAAGGGAATCAAGGAAGGGTACGAACTCTCCGATCCCGCAGAGGACGACATTTCCCTGCTCACCCGCCGCGAACGCCTGGCCATGGGGTATGAAGATCTCCCACAGAGCCTGGATGATGCGCTGCACCTGATGGAAAAATCCGAACTGGTGGCTGACGCCCTCGGCGAGCACGTGTTTGAGGTCTTCCTGCGCAACAAGTGGCGCGAATGGAAGGACTACCAGGCGCAGGTTACTCCCTGGGAACTGCGCACTGACCTGGGCTACTAG
- a CDS encoding CYTH and CHAD domain-containing protein produces the protein MSKSPEPLTRALEVEVKYAASTTAEVPDLTGIIGVNEVASQAVHHLSARYFDTADLRLTRAKITLRRRTGGKDEGWHIKLPSDHGRIEIGAPLTDGDVPPADILNPIRAIVRDLPLQVIAQVDNERHESILADDNGVAIAEFCDDHVTAWSLLPAGTKQQWREWELEITPEIEASPEFFESAQSVLQEAGAVTSDSPSKLVAALGNSINYAPLPPAMAELDPDTAAYAVVNALRVNRDRLLEVDPMVRRDEYDSVHQMRVATRELRSLMQTFEGILVGEEYLKLEEELKLLAATLGVARDAEVVAERFEMLLGLDDDNIIDEAAREHLAGDMQRKYARAHRTILKGLNSPRYFALLAGLEELIANPPLATSEEADTTPTKEQVKYEEESALFKHLDAAYKKLMKRHNAAVAKWDDTEIPLRKREENFHNMRKAAKKLRYSADAVGRATGLKTKDLYAACKTMQSVLGDFQDSVTSRDELLELSRHARARGEDTFCYGVLYQRERELGMEALRGYAEAVKNIEAAYKKLAKSKKKEAARAAAKARKSTS, from the coding sequence ATGAGCAAGTCACCAGAACCACTAACCCGCGCGTTGGAGGTAGAAGTGAAGTACGCTGCCTCCACTACCGCTGAGGTCCCGGATCTCACCGGCATCATCGGAGTCAATGAGGTGGCATCGCAGGCGGTGCATCACCTCTCCGCCCGATATTTTGACACCGCCGATCTGCGGCTGACCCGCGCAAAAATTACCCTGCGGCGTCGTACCGGCGGCAAAGACGAGGGCTGGCACATTAAACTCCCGTCTGACCACGGCCGCATCGAAATAGGCGCGCCACTTACCGACGGCGACGTCCCCCCAGCGGACATCCTGAACCCCATCCGCGCGATCGTGCGTGACCTTCCTTTGCAGGTCATCGCGCAGGTAGACAACGAGCGCCACGAATCCATCCTTGCTGACGACAATGGCGTGGCGATCGCGGAATTCTGCGACGACCACGTCACCGCCTGGTCTCTGCTGCCCGCCGGCACGAAGCAACAGTGGCGCGAATGGGAACTCGAAATCACCCCAGAAATTGAGGCCAGCCCCGAGTTCTTCGAATCCGCGCAGTCTGTCCTGCAAGAAGCCGGTGCGGTTACGTCCGATAGTCCATCCAAGCTGGTTGCGGCGCTGGGCAATTCGATTAACTATGCTCCCCTACCACCGGCGATGGCGGAGCTGGATCCGGATACTGCGGCATATGCCGTCGTTAATGCCCTGCGCGTCAATAGAGATCGGCTCCTGGAAGTTGATCCTATGGTGCGTCGCGATGAATATGACTCGGTACACCAGATGCGCGTGGCCACCCGCGAGCTGCGCAGCCTCATGCAGACCTTTGAGGGGATTTTGGTGGGCGAGGAATACCTCAAGCTCGAGGAGGAGCTGAAGCTGCTCGCTGCTACCTTGGGGGTCGCTCGTGATGCGGAGGTGGTGGCAGAACGCTTTGAGATGCTGCTCGGCTTGGATGATGACAACATCATCGACGAGGCCGCCCGCGAACATTTGGCTGGCGATATGCAGCGCAAATACGCTCGCGCGCACCGCACGATCCTGAAAGGCCTGAATTCGCCACGCTATTTTGCGCTGCTCGCGGGCCTGGAGGAGTTGATTGCCAATCCGCCACTGGCCACCAGCGAGGAAGCGGACACCACTCCGACCAAGGAGCAGGTGAAATATGAAGAAGAGTCCGCGTTGTTTAAACACCTGGACGCCGCCTACAAGAAGCTGATGAAGCGCCACAATGCGGCCGTGGCCAAGTGGGATGACACCGAGATCCCACTCCGGAAGCGGGAAGAAAACTTCCACAACATGCGCAAAGCCGCCAAGAAACTGCGGTACTCCGCTGACGCCGTCGGCCGCGCCACGGGACTGAAGACCAAGGACCTCTACGCTGCCTGCAAGACGATGCAGTCAGTGCTGGGTGACTTCCAGGACTCGGTTACCTCCCGAGACGAACTCCTGGAGCTGTCCCGCCATGCCCGCGCACGCGGCGAGGACACGTTCTGTTATGGCGTGCTGTACCAGCGGGAACGCGAGCTAGGCATGGAGGCCTTGAGAGGGTACGCCGAAGCCGTCAAGAATATTGAGGCAGCGTACAAGAAGCTGG